A genome region from Eremothecium cymbalariae DBVPG#7215 chromosome 4, complete sequence includes the following:
- the STE18 gene encoding Ste18p (similar to Ashbya gossypii ACR176C), with translation MSDIQKLPPKIQYLKLKRTTELNGRLKKELARERITASNACLNIIDYTSTNKDYAIPQLWGYMKPGENHFRDDGEKLQKRGGSGEVKTCCCIM, from the coding sequence ATGTCAGATATTCAGAAGCTACCCCCAAagattcaatatttgaagttgaaaagaaCAACGGAGCTTAACGGTAGGTTGAAGAAGGAGTTGGCTCGTGAGCGAATAACGGCATCCAATGCATGTTTGAATATCATAGATTATACTTCAACGAACAAAGATTATGCCATACCTCAGTTGTGGGGATATATGAAGCCGGGTGAAAATCACTTTAGGGATGATGGTGAGAAATTGCAAAAGCGAGGGGGTTCTGGTGAAGTCAAGACCTGCTGCTGTATTATGTAA
- a CDS encoding DsbA family protein (similar to Ashbya gossypii ACR183C), giving the protein MPLPSKLLASNSIKKDGTNAIQNTIQLYLDYCCPFSGKLFLRWYDEIFPTVQSNTKYQIVIQNVIQPWHIGSQYMCETALAVAKLKPEKFIPFSKALFESQQRWFDSNTADKSRNEIYTELALFAQESVNLPADSLLPLLLVSSDDGNAVVKDVKYFTRYHRQNGVHVTPTLALNGIIIPAIESSTPTDRVWKIIDPLATTE; this is encoded by the coding sequence ATGCCCCTCCCAAGCAAGCTCCTCGCATCAAACTCTATCAAGAAAGACGGCACAAACGCCATCCAAAACACTATCCAACTATACCTAGACTACTGCTGCCCATTCTCCGGCAAACTCTTCCTCCGCTGGTACGACGAAATATTCCCAACTGTGCAATCCAACACAAAGTACCAAATCGTCATCCAAAACGTTATCCAACCATGGCACATCGGCTCCCAGTACATGTGCGAAACCGCCTTGGCCGTGGCAAAATTGAAACCTGAAAAGTTCATCCCCTTCTCAAAGGCGTTGTTTGAGTCCCAACAACGCTGGTTCGACAGCAACACCGCAGACAAGTCCAGAAACGAAATCTACACGGAATTGGCCCTGTTCGCCCAGGAATCTGTCAATCTCCCAGCTGATAGTCTCCTTCCTCTTTTGCTAGTCTCCTCGGATGACGGCAACGCCGTCGTCAAGGATGTAAAATACTTCACCCGCTACCACAGACAAAACGGCGTCCACGTGACCCCCACCCTCGCCCTCAACGGCATCATAATCCCCGCCATCGAATCCAGCACTCCAACTGACCGCGTCTGGAAAATCATCGATCCACTAGCTACCACGGAATAA
- the GLN1 gene encoding glutamate--ammonia ligase (similar to Ashbya gossypii ACR182C), whose product MSELVQQAAVLQKYLELDQRGVIIAEYVWIDSTGNLRSKGRTLGKKVNSVDELPEWNFDGSSTGQAPGHDSDVYLKPVAFYADPFRKGDNIIVLSECWNNDGTPNKFNHRHEAAKLFEAHKSADLWFGLEQEYTLFDQFDNVYGWPKGGYPAPQGPYYCGVGAGKVFARDVIEAHYRACLYAGVHISGINAEVMPSQWEFQVGPCTDISMGDELWIARYLLHRVAEEFGVKVSFHPKPLKGDWNGAGCHANVSTKEMRAPGGMKYIEAAIEKLSKRHVEHIKLYGSDNEQRLTGSFETSSMSSFSSGVANRGASIRIPRSVNREGRGYFEDRRPASNIDPYLVTGIMCETICGAIENADMSKEFERESS is encoded by the coding sequence ATGAGTGAGTTAGTTCAGCAGGCAGCTGTTTTGCAGAAGTATTTGGAGTTGGACCAGAGGGGGGTTATTATTGCGGAGTATGTTTGGATTGATTCCACGGGTAATTTGCGTTCCAAGGGACGGACTTTGGGGAAGAAGGTGAATTCTGTGGATGAGTTACCGGAGTGGAATTTTGATGGGTCGTCTACGGGGCAGGCGCCAGGGCATGATTCGGATGTGTATTTGAAGCCGGTTGCGTTTTATGCTGATCCGTTTAGGAAGGGGGACAACATTATTGTGTTGTCTGAATGCTGGAACAACGATGGGACGCCTAACAAGTTCAATCACAGACACGAGGCTGCGAAGTTGTTTGAGGCGCACAAGAGCGCGGATCTATGGTTTGGGTTGGAGCAGGAGTACACGTTGTTTGACCAGTTCGATAATGTTTACGGGTGGCCCAAGGGGGGATATCCTGCGCCTCAGGGCCCATACTACTGTGGAGTTGGTGCTGGGAAGGTGTTTGCTAGGGATGTGATCGAGGCGCATTACCGGGCGTGCCTCTATGCCGGGGTGCATATTTCCGGTATCAATGCTGAGGTGATGCCATCGCAGTGGGAGTTCCAGGTGGGGCCTTGTACAGACATCTCCATGGGGGACGAGCTATGGATTGCCAGATACTTGTTGCACAGAGTTGCTGAGGAGTTTGGCGTCAAGGTTTCGTTCCATCCAAAGCCCTTGAAGGGAGATTGGAATGGTGCCGGTTGTCATGCTAATGTCTCTACGAAGGAGATGAGGGCGCCTGGAGGTATGAAGTATATCGAAGCGGCTATCGAGAAGTTGTCAAAGAGGCACGTCGAACACATCAAGTTGTACGGTAGTGACAATGAACAGAGGTTGACCGGCAGTTTCGAAACGTCGTCGATGTCTTCCTTCTCCTCTGGTGTCGCGAATAGAGGTGCATCCATCAGAATTCCAAGATCCGTTAACAGGGAGGGACGTGGTTACTTTGAGGACCGCAGACCTGCATCTAACATTGATCCGTACTTGGTTACCGGTATTATGTGTGAAACTATATGTGGCGCCATAGAGAATGCCGATATGTctaaagaatttgaaagaGAATCCTCTTAA
- the ERV2 gene encoding flavin-linked sulfhydryl oxidase (similar to Ashbya gossypii ACR175W), with protein sequence MKINKQKLGSALCTVLILLIWYTFSGQQLSYKGANDAQPVTDNAQDKIVINDREEPKKKADSIMPRMPTEDARKELGRASWKYFHTLLARFPEKPTNEEQSKLKKLIQLFGELYPCGECSEHFMQLLSKYPPQSSSRTAAAMWGCSIHNYVNKSLKKPMHPCENILEDYDCGCGDDEEKQNSDEEDAAKINGVLLQTEKEQSG encoded by the coding sequence ATGAAGATAAATAAACAGAAGCTAGGAAGCGCACTCTGTACTGTGCTAATCCTGTTAATATGGTATACGTTTTCTGGTCAACAGTTATCTTACAAGGGTGCAAATGATGCACAGCCGGTGACCGATAATGCACAAGACAAAATTGTGATCAACGACAGAGAAGAGCCGAAGAAGAAAGCGGACTCAATTATGCCTAGAATGCCTACTGAGGATGCTAGGAAAGAGCTAGGACGGGCTTCATGGAAATATTTCCATACGTTGCTTGCTCGATTCCCAGAAAAGCCAACAAATGAGGAACAATCGAAGTTAAAGAAGCTGATTCAGTTATTTGGCGAACTATATCCATGTGGTGAATGTTCTGAGCATTTCATGCAACTGCTATCTAAGTATCCACCTCAGTCTTCAAGCAGGACAGCGGCAGCTATGTGGGGGTGTTCTATTCACAACTATGTTAACAAGTCCTTGAAGAAACCAATGCACCCTTGCgagaatattttggaagattACGACTGTGGATGTGGTGACGATGAGGAAAAACAGAATTCCGACGAAGAAGATGCGGCTAAGATTAATGGTGTTCTGCTACAGACGGAAAAAGAACAATCCGGTTAA
- the SPO24 gene encoding Spo24p (similar to Ashbya gossypii ACR178C), producing MKFLILTPEESLPFVIPSLSPVTPSGSSSRKDSFGSTCDECCAHRRKDSSASSLQLQ from the coding sequence ATGAAATTCCTAATTTTGACCCCAGAAGAATCGCTGCCTTTTGTGATCCCATCGCTGTCGCCCGTCACACCATCAGGCTCTAGTAGCCGGAAGGATAGCTTTGGCAGTACATGTGATGAATGTTGCGCACACCGTCGGAAGGACTCATCTGCATCGAGCTTACAACTGCAATAG
- the AIM24 gene encoding Aim24p (similar to Ashbya gossypii ACR185W) codes for MSKVAKRLISLVRPGNTSIAPPTSNVITQDTAAKDLFPTDHTNNVQFEILDEPLTLARATVPPSVNLYVRRGCLMSLYNSLGLSSIAMSHQWIQPQKRLLRYGRLNISIYLKLTGADTLNCLVAPNFTRSNIFSWLGSSTSPYRTLCPLTLGGASDWFVFGKDSIVAFESNSSLKLQEAPFKLPFRTESVLNHKYQLLQGRGSVLLSGSGSVYKINLKDSTEEVIIQSQHLLAISGLNSVDISSSATEYKMTEQIMKKISKPKAKASAGSNTKKIKLENIDWYKLWINIQYYASVSSNFLKSLYTGYLNGPNRYLKVKGPRTLLVQSSPNAYLSATPQPALFYPKDSKYQTQSEALPSIKTSESKNYLSYVSMEKDGKLLFRSTPDFKETVEMIEKAKDKK; via the coding sequence ATGTCGAAGGTGGCTAAAAGATTGATCTCATTGGTGAGACCAGGCAACACATCAATTGCTCCTCCTACCTCGAATGTCATTACGCAGGATACAGCTGCAAAAGATTTGTTTCCAACTGACCATACAAACAATGTCCAGTTTGAAATTTTAGACGAGCCATTGACCTTGGCTCGTGCAACAGTTCCTCCTTCTGTCAACCTTTATGTCAGACGGGGCTGTTTAATGTCTCTTTATAATTCGTTGGGTTTATCTTCAATAGCAATGTCACATCAATGGATCCAGCCTCAGAAAAGATTGCTAAGATATGGACGCCTTAAcatatctatatatctcAAACTAACGGGTGCTGATACCTTGAATTGCCTGGTAGCTCCGAACTTTACTAGAAGTAACATATTTTCGTGGCTTGGGTCTTCTACTTCCCCGTATCGCACGCTATGTCCCTTAACGTTGGGTGGTGCATCAGACTGGTTTGTCTTCGGTAAGGATTCAATTGTGGCATTtgaatcaaattcatcGCTGAAACTTCAAGAAGCACCTTTCAAGCTGCCCTTTCGTACTGAATCTGTACTGAATCACAAATATCAGTTGCTTCAAGGCCGAGGGAGTGTATTATTGAGTGGTAGTGGATCTGTTTATAAAATTAACCTAAAGGACTCCACAGAAGAAGTGATTATCCAAAGTCAGCACTTATTAGCCATAAGCGGATTGAACTCGGTGGACATTTCCTCGAGCGCAACAGAATACAAAATGACGGAGcaaataatgaagaaaatatcGAAACCAAAAGCAAAAGCATCAGCAGGTTCTAATACCAAAAAGATCAAACTCGAAAATATAGACTGGTATAAGCTTTGGATCAACATCCAATATTACGCATCCGTTAGTTCAAATTTCCTCAAGTCTTTGTACACAGGATATCTAAATGGCCCAAACAGATATCTAAAGGTTAAAGGCCCTAGAACATTGCTAGTCCAAAGTTCTCCAAACGCTTATCTTTCCGCCACCCCGCAGCCAGCTCTATTCTACCCCAAAGATTCAAAATACCAAACACAATCAGAAGCATTACCTTCTATCAAAACGTCAGAGTCCAAAAACTATCTGAGCTATGTATCGATGGAAAAGGATGGTAAGCTCTTGTTTAGAAGCACACCTGACTTTAAAGAGACAGTTGAAATGATTGAAAAAGCTAAAGACAAGAAATGA
- a CDS encoding uncharacterized protein (similar to Ashbya gossypii ACR179C) — protein MQAVLACFQLKQNNERLIDFIGYNTKRVANRLTDTTDEKLLNFVHNTQLLKDEWASSATHTAELFRLAQEQLKSLNRIAEWEPDWIVYPLYMCALQLFKIAEALDRSAEASSQTAKPGDLKQEGYLTQCGRTIHMSLNLCLKDRDPSATNKRYGAYYFALLLFKAYHKLRAHGLITNMVKVLESRSKELPSVQSAFGNRRAFTVTYCYYLGRYYACRKSDYAKGFHWLNMALMDCHTSYKNQQRQILVFLIPIAFLTNRWYPRNHVLNKCDPAKAGIDYRPIKTALLQGNLALLDQQLEHQQLPLLTRDLYLPFSHLRPYVILRLVKLVWKHNHSNWKLPTALIATAIAFASKNSTTTTTAATSSDKSPANDVDADLLDRTECLIANLINKGFVKGYLSHGNRVLVVSKTEPFPRLVRKNAI, from the coding sequence ATGCAAGCAGTTCTTGCATGTTTTCAACTGAAGCAGAACAACGAGCGTCTGATAGACTTTATAGGGTATAATACCAAGCGTGTGGCTAATAGGCTAACTGATACCACCGATGAGAAGTTACTCAATTTCGTGCATAACACCCAATTACTCAAGGATGAGTGGGCCAGCTCGGCGACACATACTGCTGAGCTCTTCCGGTTGGCTCAGGAGCAATTGAAGTCATTGAACCGCATAGCAGAATGGGAACCTGATTGGATCGTCTATCCGCTGTATATGTGTGCTTTACAACTGTTCAAGATCGCAGAAGCTCTCGATCGCAGTGCAGAGGCTTCTTCGCAAACAGCCAAACCAGGTGACCTTAAGCAAGAGGGATACCTTACCCAATGCGGGCGCACAATTCACATGTCTTTGAATCTCTGTCTGAAAGACCGCGACCCCAGCGCTACCAACAAGCGCTATGGTGCTTATTACTTCGCCCTATTGCTATTCAAAGCGTACCACAAACTCCGTGCCCATGGTCTCATCACCAATATGGTTAAAGTGCTGGAATCTCGCTCTAAGGAGCTTCCCTCCGTGCAGAGTGCTTTTGGTAACAGACGTGCGTTCACTGTTACATACTGCTACTATCTGGGCCGCTACTATGCCTGCAGAAAAAGCGATTATGCCAAGGGTTTCCATTGGCTGAACATGGCTCTCATGGATTGCCACACCTCATataaaaaccaacaacGGCAGATCTTAGTCTTTTTGATCCCCATCGCCTTCTTAACGAATAGATGGTATCCACGGAATCACGTGCTAAACAAATGCGACCCTGCGAAAGCTGGCATAGATTACAGACCGATAAAGACTGCACTCCTACAAGGTAACCTGGCACTCCTGGATCAGCAGCTGGAACATCAGCAACTACCTCTTTTGACACGTGACCTATATCTCCCTTTCTCCCACCTGCGGCCCTACGTAATATTAAGACTGGTCAAACTTGTCTGGAAGCACAACCACAGCAACTGGAAACTCCCCACAGCCCTGATCGCAACTGCCATCGCCTTCGCCTCCAAAAATTCGACGACAACTACTACTGCTGCTACGTCTAGCGACAAGTCCCCCGCCAATGATGTCGATGCTGATCTTCTGGATCGTACAGAGTGTCTAATAGCCAACCTTATCAACAAAGGATTCGTAAAGGGGTACCTCTCCCACGGTAATCGGGTCCTCGTCGTAAGTAAGACTGAACCTTTCCCCAGACTCGTTCGTAAAAATGCCATTTAG
- the EAF6 gene encoding Eaf6p (similar to Ashbya gossypii ACR186W) translates to MDKQRKEYEELKQRLKQALQDKKKQEQEWDQIQQDIFDKETEYLSGNASSKYGTIVKGFDGFSKHTSQDNHHFQDQDRIFSLSSALFVKQQQGIEDED, encoded by the coding sequence ATGGACAAGCAAAGGAAAGAATACGAAGAATTGAAACAAAGGTTGAAACAGGCTCTTCAGGATAAGAAAAAGCAGGAACAAGAATGGGATCAGATCCAGcaagatatttttgacaAGGAAACTGAATATCTTTCGGGCAATGCGTCGAGTAAGTATGGCACAATTGTGAAAGGTTTTGATGGGTTTAGCAAACACACGTCGCAGGATAACCATCACTTTCAAGATCAAGATCGTATATTCTCTTTGAGCAGCGCCTTATTTGTGAAGCAACAACAAGGAattgaggatgaggattAA
- the EMC2 gene encoding Emc2p (similar to Ashbya gossypii ACR173W) produces MDLLKERLLTLSVTHQYVSLPPKEIEHLYTELKHYLNVGDPNLSEVDFMTLTELLFNLAVYMGEDTEAEVIYRTLTDRFGHDSPKLHIMKATLLQITEGDLKAKEYLNKLLNSVLEFDTDSVDYLCVSKKLLAINSYEMHSDRRLAMLIDLLEKFPLDGELWWKLAMEYYSNGHFEEAAYCLEDVLIISPFNYNAFAQLSEILFYKAIRTGKTEEGLLEEALDNALRAVELSETCLKGWALVRKISSLLRKDKLFELSFRKLNEIGECGNPADRKTAKYILKSL; encoded by the coding sequence ATGGATTTGCTGAAGGAGCGATTGCTCACACTTTCTGTTACGCATCAGTATGTCTCTCTTCCACCGAAAGAAATTGAGCACTTATACACTGAATTGAAGCACTACCTGAATGTGGGAGATCCAAATCTATCTGAAGTGGACTTTATGACCTTGACAGAACTTCTGTTTAATCTGGCGGTTTATATGGGTGAGGATACTGAAGCGGAGGTGATATATCGGACGTTAACGGATAGATTTGGTCATGATTCACCGAAATTGCATATTATGAAGGCGACTTTATTGCAGATCACTGAAGGAGACTTGAAGGCTAAAGAGTACTTGAACAAGCTCTTAAATAGTGTATTAGAATTTGATACTGATTCAGTTGATTATCTTTGTGTTTCCAAGAAATTGTTAGCTATCAACAGTTATGAGATGCACAGTGATCGTCGGTTGGCAATGTTAATAGACTTATTGGAGAAATTTCCATTAGATGGAGAACTATGGTGGAAGTTGGCAATGGAATATTACTCCAATGGTCATTTTGAGGAGGCTGCATACTGTCTAGAAGATGTCTTGATTATCTCACCGTTTAATTACAATGCTTTTGCTCAACTATCTGAGATATTATTCTACAAAGCGATTCGTACAGGCAAAACAGAAGAGGGTTTACTGGAAGAAGCATTAGATAACGCTCTAAGAGCTGTTGAACTATCCGAAACATGTTTGAAAGGCTGGGCCCTTGTGAGAAAAATCAGTTCTCTACTGAGGAAGGATAAGCTATTCGAACTCTCATTTCGTAAGTTAAATGAAATAGGGGAATGCGGTAACCCAGCAGATAGAAAAACAGCAAAATACATTCTTAAATCTTTATAg
- the ACF4 gene encoding Acf4p (similar to Ashbya gossypii ACR180W) produces the protein MSINQFKGNELSGMRPSKIVQQQQKKRFENRLSNENRQLTPQQNSLSSKKGIDTQSSGKPVASNKGIDNCDGEFQNAVGGDGSSDDLKDIPTDLLCQLSTKRRLVHELEFQLREAKKELQELEKQTARYGNASRSNGGVPLGQSLGGSLPGQEFTNLLQRKIKDVHNSAALAKGKQSISSFFQDVQPAPVLAKSGTVKSKPSLLQLTQSKLQSLKVSSNGDENNNRGVTNFFGMLKDKFQEFNVNEDEEHEFDGDRDLDRFCLKEKMEYDSEEEVSSEEVDHNFSGFKYEKQDAPLIEDHIVASSLGAGKGDDVVAAYSRTKY, from the coding sequence ATGTCTATCAATCAATTTAAAGGCAATGAATTAAGTGGGATGCGCCCTTCAAAGATTGTtcagcagcaacaaaaaaaacgTTTTGAAAATCGACTCAGCAATGAGAATCGACAGCTGACACCGCAACAAAATTCGCTGTCATCAAAGAAAGGTATAGATACACAGTCCTCTGGGAAACCAGTTGCTAGTAATAAGGGTATTGATAATTGTGATGGTGAGTTTCAAAATGCAGTCGGAGGAGATGGTAGTTCTGATGATTTAAAGGACATCCCTACAGACCTTCTCTGTCAGCTGTCAACTAAAAGGCGACTTGTTCATGAATTGGAATTCCAACTCCGTGAGGCTAAGAAGGAACTACAGGAACTGGAGAAGCAGACTGCTCGATATGGGAATGCCAGTCGGTCTAATGGCGGCGTGCCACTTGGGCAGTCTCTTGGTGGCTCTTTACCTGGCCAGGAGTTTACTAATCTGTTGCAGCGAAAGATAAAGGATGTGCATAATAGTGCAGCGTTGGCCAAGGGTAAACAATCGATCAGTAGTTTCTTTCAAGATGTGCAACCAGCTCCTGTACTTGCCAAAAGTGGAACCGTGAAAAGTAAGCCATCTCTTCTACAGTTGACACAATCCAAATTGCAGTCGCTCAAGGTAAGTTCTAATGGAGATGAAAACAACAACCGTGGTGTGACTAACTTTTTTGGAATGTTGAAGGATAAGTTTCAAGAGTTTAATGTGAATGAGGACGAAGAACACGAATTTGATGGCGACAGAGATTTGGATCGATTCTgtttgaaggagaagatGGAGTATGATTcggaagaagaagtttcGTCAGAAGAAGTCGACCATAATTTTAGCGGGTTCAAATATGAAAAACAAGATGCACCCCTGATTGAAGATCACATAGTTGCATCCAGTTTGGGAGCTGGAAAAGGCGACGATGTCGTAGCTGCATATAGCCGGACTAAGTACTAA
- the TMH11 gene encoding Tmh11p (similar to Ashbya gossypii ACR177W) produces MEHPAFSLAALAAIGGGMGYWRKKSVPSLAAGLVFGSIYAYAGYLLRNNMDNGLEIALGASSVLFLTGVVRGFPSRFKKPVPLVLTVLGGYGTVYYYRKYREFYP; encoded by the coding sequence ATGGAACACCCAGCATTTTCACTTGCTGCACTCGCTGCAATCGGCGGCGGCATGGGCTATTGGCGCAAGAAGTCTGTGCCCTCGTTAGCTGCAGGTCTCGTTTTCGGTAGTATCTACGCTTACGCCGGCTACCTTTTAAGAAACAACATGGACAATGGTCTCGAAATCGCTTTAGGCGCTAGTTCTGTGCTATTTCTAACCGGGGTTGTAAGAGGCTTCCCATCCCGTTTTAAGAAGCCAGTCCCATTGGTGTTGACTGTCCTAGGTGGCTACGGCACTGTTTACTATTACCGCAAGTACAGAGAGTTCTACCCCTGA
- the TIP41 gene encoding Tip41p (similar to Ashbya gossypii ACR174C) — MARREPQRGMNAIETNGAREMHAKVLQSRRPVPIKSMNNDSNVSPHLFLSPRQAHPTSPIGANTIPISREQSSMQRQRLQQSQQQQCKHPKHRSNNPNNPSCDHCGTVIIPAPKATLTFEDSPSISILDWTITTRKKPILNSQELDEWDTLLHGLALPEMIFGNSYVRVENEKHNWALEFNALDALKLVKLEDSGIRVAYAHKWINSKREKQKDSQDLDDTSLDISQQYDWTYTTPYKGTLKGPEMIRDDSVQLPLEKLSRLDPILFYDDMILFEDELADNGISMLSVKVRVMDERMLILSRFFLRVDNVLFRVIDTRIYIEFDENRVIREFKEFEGDYKSVLAKNKVSHSHDPKAGMRDSNWVVQHISLVKRECDVLSMPF, encoded by the coding sequence ATGGCCAGAAGGGAACCCCAGAGGGGTATGAATGCTATAGAGACCAATGGCGCTCGAGAGATGCATGCTAAAGTGCTCCAATCTCGGAGACCAGTTCCTATCAAATCAATGAACAACGATTCTAACGTTTCCCCGCACTTATTTCTGTCACCACGACAGGCGCATCCTACTAGTCCTATTGGGGCCAATACTATCCCAATTTCAAGAGAACAGTCATCGATGCAACGACAACGGTTACAGCAGtcacagcagcagcaatgCAAACATCCAAAACACCGTTCGAATAATCCGAATAATCCTTCATGTGATCATTGCGGTACCGTAATTATACCAGCTCCCAAAGCTACATTGACATTTGAAGATTCTCCTTCTATATCTATTCTAGATTGGACTATTACTACTCGTAAGAAACCGATCCTTAACTCTCAAGAACTTGATGAGTGGGATACACTACTTCATGGCTTGGCATTGCCAGAAATGATATTCGGTAATAGCTATGTTCGTGTAGAAAACGAGAAACACAACTGGGCTCTAGAGTTCAATGCGTTAGATGCTTTGAAGTTAGTAAAGCTGGAGGATTCAGGGATCAGAGTGGCGTACGCACACAAGTGGATTAACAGCAAGAGGGAGAAACAGAAGGATTCCCAGGACCTCGATGATACTTCATTGGATATCTCGCAGCAGTATGATTGGACCTATACCACACCATATAAAGGCACTTTGAAAGGCCCAGAAATGATTAGGGATGATAGCGTTCAATTACCTCTGGAAAAGTTGTCCAGACTAGATCCTATCCTATTTTATGACGACatgattttatttgaagacGAGCTAGCTGACAATGGCATTAGTATGTTGAGTGTCAAAGTGAGAGTGATGGATGAACGTATGTTGATACTGAGTCGTTTTTTCCTGAGGGTTGACAATGTATTATTCAGAGTTATTGATACAAGAATATACATAGAGTTCGATGAAAACAGAGTTATTAGAGAGTTCAAAGAGTTTGAGGGCGACTATAAGTCTGTTCTAGCAAAGAATAAAGTATCCCATTCACATGATCCAAAAGCAGGTATGAGAGACAGTAATTGGGTGGTACAACATATTAGCTTAGTCAAGAGAGAATGTGATGTGTTGTCGATGCCTTTTTAA
- the VMA13 gene encoding H(+)-transporting V1 sector ATPase subunit H (similar to Ashbya gossypii ACR181C), with protein sequence MSVHQPAKKILLDSTHFHDIRSTISSRPVAWDALVRAADLSEFDASIAKKLDSVLLKHGGSKCLDVPIENCVLALVHLLSTSSNQDARKSVINLLSELLTHDRFVHEVVRYFQKNQEAVETLFNGTLAEETVDTQFILISSFNVVSLLVQNGLQNDNLVQKLLSNDNYISVLSNLDEMDTSYICIRLLQELLTVKQYRKLIWMYEKAFLPVMFQILERALEAKSPTRAIAANSNNLGIQSQYYALLIIWLLTFEPTIASELANKYLVKFLMLLKLVKITIKEKITRLSIAIILNCVAPDVKGRKETIKNLLLLGSGLPILQQLGERKYSDEELREDLTQLQGILTSEYQELTSFDEYVAELDSKLLIWSPPHVDNTFWSENSHRFKDENWKLFRQLLEVLEDYSSSQDSKDNVAVQVALNDITHIVELQPECVNVLGKLNAKVIIMELLNHSDSKVKYEALKTTQAFVANTFK encoded by the coding sequence ATGTCTGTGCACCAACCagccaaaaaaattttgCTAGATAGCACTCATTTTCATGATATTAGAAGTACCATTAGCTCGAGGCCGGTTGCTTGGGACGCATTGGTTAGAGCTGCTGATCTTAGTGAATTCGATGCTAGTATTGCGAAGAAGTTAGATTCAGTGCTACTTAAACATGGTGGTAGTAAGTGCTTAGATGTTCCTATTGAAAATTGTGTCCTTGCTTTAGTTCATTTATTATCTACTTCGAGCAATCAGGATGCTAGAAAGTCTGTGATCAATTTATTGTCAGAATTGTTAACGCATGATAGGTTTGTTCATGAAGTTGTGCGGtatttccaaaagaatCAGGAGGCAGTCGAAACATTGTTTAATGGGACTTTAGCGGAGGAAACAGTAGATACTCAATttattttgatttcttcatttaATGTTGTGTCGTTGTTGGTTCAGAATGGGCTACAGAATGATAACTTGGTTCAGAAACTGCTTTCAAATGATAACTATATCAGCGTTTTGAGTAATTTGGATGAAATGGATACATcttatatatgtattcGGTTGTTACAAGAGTTACTCACAGTAAAACAATACCGTAAGTTGATATGGATGTATGAGAAAGCTTTTTTACCTGTTATGTTCCAAATTTTAGAACGAGCTCTAGAGGCCAAATCACCCACACGGGCTATTGCAGCGAATAGTAACAATTTGGGTATTCAATCGCAATATTATGCGTTGTTGATAATCTGGTTGTTAACATTTGAACCGACAATAGCCTCCGAATTGGCTAATAAGTACCTGGtcaagtttttgatgttgttgaagctTGTTAAAATAACCATAAAGGAAAAGATTACCCGCCTTTCAATAGCgataattttgaattgcGTGGCTCCTGATGTTAAAGGTCGTAAAGAAACCATTAAGAATTTATTACTCTTGGGTTCAGGCCTTCCCATATTGCAACAGTTGGGCGAAAGAAAGTAcagtgatgaagaattacGCGAGGATTTAACACAGCTACAAGGGATTCTAACATCTGAATATCAGGAGCTAACATCATTCGATGAATACGTTGCCGAATTGGATTCCAAGTTATTGATTTGGTCGCCACCTCATGTGGATAACACATTTTGGTCCGAAAACTCTCATCGATTCAAGGATGAAAATTGGAAATTATTTAGACAACTATTAGAAGTGTTAGAAGACTATAGTTCCTCGCAAGATTCTAAGGATAATGTGGCGGTACAAGTTGCGCTGAATGATATCACACACATTGTGGAATTGCAGCCGGAATGCGTTAATGTGCTAGGTAAACTAAACGCAAAGGTCATTATCATGGAATTATTAAACCATTCAGATTCCAAAGTAAAATACGAGGCGTTGAAAACCACACAAGCATTTGTCGCCAAtactttcaaataa